AGGCGCAGCATGTTGATGAAGGCTTTCGTCGCGCCACAGTCTTTCGCGCGCTGGAGCAGTCCCGGAATGTCTGTGGACAATCCGGGAATCGTAGGCGCGATCCCAATCCCCACCTGGATGCCGGCAGCGGCGAGAATCTTCATCGCTTCGAAACGAGCATTCGGTGAAGGCGCAAACGGCTCGACGGCGCGGGCGGTGTCGTAGTCCGCAAACGGAATTGAAAAGTACACTCCCACGTTCGCGTCTCGCGCCAGGGTTTGGAGCACATCAACATCGCGTCGAATCAGAGCGGACTTTGTAACGATGCCGACCGGATTGCGAAACTCAGCGCAAACTTCCAGACACTGGCGCGTCAATTTGTAATTGGCTTCGAGCGGAATGTACGGATCCGATGTGAACGAGAAAACGATCTGTTCCCCTTTCCATGAAGGCTTCATCAGTTCTTTTCGCAGAAGAACCGGCGCGTTTACCTTTACAACTATCTTCCTTTCGAAATCGGTGCCGGCGCCGAAATCGAGATATTCATGCGTGGGCCGGCTGAAACAGTACGTGCAGCCGTGAATGCAACCCCGGTAACAGTTGATTGAGTGATCAAACGCCACGTCGGGACTGTCGTTGTGGCTGATGATCGAACGGGTTTCAGTTTCTTCGTAGACTTCGATCTTCGCGGGCGGCGGCTCGCCAATCCATTCGACCGAGTGACTAAGCCAGGGATTCGGTGGGTTTGCTATGAAACGCATGTCTGCAATCGTGTCCTATCGGTGAAACGCAGCATAAACGTTCGAACTGAAACTTTCAAGGGTCGGGGACCGTTGACAAAGGTGCGCGAACTGGATAGAAGGTCACAAATCTCGCGGGGTTATCGCGAGACGGCAGCCGGGAGAGGGACTCGAACATGCGAGACGACGAAATTGTTGGCCTAATTGCGGTGTTGGTGATTTCGATGGTTGTCCTGACTGTTTACGTCGGGCTGATCGTCCTGGGAGTGAACATGGCGAGGCGCAAGAATCGTTCGCCGCATTGGTTCTGGTTCGCCGTTCATCCGGTAGGGTTGTTGATTACATTGATCGTGATGGCTTGCCTTCCGCCGTTGCGACGCTGTCCGAATCCGACTTGTCAGCAATCGTCTCACGCGCACGCGCGTCTCTGCGGTTTTTGCGGATTCGATTTTGCGAGTCAAGGATACTTCGCGCCTCAGCAACCTCCGGCATACTTGCCGCCCCGATATTAATTCTTTCGATCACAAAAAAGTCCGACAAGCTTCTCAGCCTGTCGGACTCGGAAAGCATCTTCAGATGCGGGTTACGCCCGCGGCCTCACCGTCACGTATGCCGGACTGCCTCGCCGATTGATGAGCAGCAGCGCAGGTCTATTTCCGGCTTTCTCGATGGCGCCGCTCAAATCCACTGCGGAACGAATCGGTTGCCGGTTTACTTCCTGAATCACGTCACCGCGCGTCAACCCTGCCGCAGCCGCCGGCCCCGCCGCATCCACAGTCTCGACGACGACGCCCTGTGTGCCCGCGGGCAGGCTCAACTCTGAAGCTATTTCCGCTGTCAATGGCATCACGGTCAGCCCTAGTTTTCCTTGATTCGTTGAGCCGGGTTTGATCGACTCTTCTTGTTCGTTACGCGCGGTTTCAGGTTTGAACTCTCCCAGCGTCGCCGTGATTTTTTGTTCGCGGCTGTCGCGGATGAGCGTCAAAGTCACCTGCGTGCCCGGCGCCATATTTGCGATTAGATTTCGAAAGGCATTGCTTTCATTCACCGTCGAGCCGTTCAGCGCAGTGATCACGTCCCCCTGACGAATTCCGGCGCGTTCGGCGGCGCTGGCTTTGAAGACCTCATTGACGATGATGCCTTTCGTCTCAGACATGCCGAGGCTTTGCGCCATGTCCGAATCAACTCGGCGCACGCTAATGCCTAACTGTCCGCGGCGCACGCTTCCCGTCTTGATGAGCTGATCCATGACCGAGCGCACCATGTTCGAAGGAATGGCAAAACCAATTCCGATGTTTCCGCCGGACAGACCGCCAATGATTTGCGAGTTGATGCCAATCAATTCGCCGTTTGTGTTTACGAGCGCGCCACCGGAGTTTCCGCGATTAATCGGCGCGTCAGTTTGGAGAAAGTCTTCGAAGTTGCCGCTGCCGGTTCCCGGCGTCGAACGGCCCTTCGCGCTGATGATGCCCATCGTGACCGTTTGACCGACGTCGAGCGGATTCCCGACCGCCAGGGCCACGTCGCCGACGCGAACTTTGTCTGAGTCGCCCGGGGCTAAGAACGGAAGGCTCGTTTGCGTCACCTTAAGCACTGCTATATCGCTCGGCTGATCTGACCCGACGAGCTTCGCATCAAGGGTGCGACCATCAGTCAGGTCTACTTTGATGTCTTCGGCGCCGTCGACCACGTGATGGTTTGTGATGATGTAGCCATCCGCACTGACAATTACTCCTGAACCAAGCGCGCGCTCGAGCGACTCGCGTGGTTGTTGCGGCTGCTGATCGCGCCGCCGATCGTTAAACCAGTCGCGTAGCGATGGATCATCGAGAAACGGAAATTGTTGCGAGCGCCGCACGCGCTTGTTCGCTTTAATCGTCACCACTGCCGGCGCCACCCGCGCGACTGCGTCCGCATAGGAGTTCTGCGGCGGGGCGTCTGCCACGGGCGCCGAATTTATGGCCGGCGCACCCTGCGAGCCTTTGCAGGCGGCTGAAGAAACTGAGAGGCATACCGCTATTGCGGCGACGCCGAACTTAGTCGCAATCGGTTGGCGAAATAGAAGAACTGAACGCGAAAGGCCCAATGATGTCATAACTCATCTCCCCGGAACGATTTTATGAATTTAGAAGTATGCAGCCCGATTCTAACAGATGAGAGATTAGGGGGAGTAGTTAGGTCCAGCCAGTCGCGGTGGGTCCGTGGATGTTAATTCAGATCGTCAATTTGTAAACCTACCGGCGTAGCGCCGGCGCCTTTGATAGCATCCAGCACTCGCATGACGTCAGCATAGAGAATCGCGCGCGGGGCCTTAATGAAAACGGTCTTTTCTACGCGATCGTTGTCGGGCAAATCATTTCGATCGCGCAATTCGTAACGGAAGGCGCGATTGCGCAGACGCTCTTCGAAAACATCGTGAAGCGCCCCGCTCAACTTAGCTGTGTCAAACACCGAGCCCATGTTAGGCGTGCGGTTGAGCAGGAGCGTCCCGTCGCGGTTAATCGTCACGACTAGTCCCAGCTTCGGCGGTTCGGCGGGCGTTTCGTCCGGCCGGGAAGCCGTCTTCGTTAAAAACCGTGAGGGCTTCAGCGGCGATACCACCATAAAGATGATTAGCATCACCAGCAGAACATCGATTAACGGTGTGACATTGATGTTGGGTTTGGCAGAGTTATCCCTCTCACCTGTCGAGGCGTTCGTTAGCATTCGGTGTGTCCTCCGATCTTCTACTTAGACACAAGCGTGACAGAGAGGTTCCCGTTTTCAACTGGCAAGGGGATCGAACAGAAGCGGAAAGAATTGCCCGTCGATCTTTTCGCCGGACGGAATTGGCGGCAGGCCCTGGAGAAGAGGAGTGTCGGAAGCTGAACACACTCCATCGCGAAACACGTTGAGAACTGCGCCTCGACGCGGATGGTGGCTGCGATTCTCGAACGAGCCGTGCACCATCAGCGGATGATGAAAAGAACATTCGCCGGCCTTCAGTTCAATTGCGACCGGCTTAAATTGTGACTTCTGCTCGGCGCTCAACACGGACTGAATCGCGTTCATGTCGTTCGCGAGGCCGGTGACTGGCAATAGATTCCAGAGATGACTGCCGGGGACGTAATGAACGCAGCCGTTCTCAACGGTTGAATCGTCGAGGCCGATCCAACACGACAAGTGCGCCATCGGCCGCGTCCGCGTCCAATACGAGTAGTCCTGATGCCACGCGACCACGCCGCCATGAGCGGCCGGTTTGCAGAAAAGTTGGTCGTGCCAAAATCTGACTGCGCCATCGATGAGTTGCGACGCAGGCATCACGACCGCCGGGTTCCAAAGCAGATCGTGAAAGCCGGGCGAGATTCGCCACGCACCCAACGCGTGAAAAAGCACCGTCGAAGGATCCGTCGATTCGTTTGAATTAAATTCGTAGAAGAGACGATGGCCCGGATGGCCCGGATCGACCAGCTTTGTTAGGTCGCTCCGCAGCGCTTCGATCTGTTGGTCGTTGAGGGCGCGGATGCCGGCGAGGTAGCCGTTGGCGTGAAAGAACTGAATTTGATCGTCAGTGAGGCGGTACTGATTCCAATCATCGGCCCGCGATGGCAGCGCGAATAGATCCGTGACGGGCCGGTGACGCTTTGAGAGATCCGAGGTCATGGCGCTAACGCATCACTTCATACCATCGATCACAACTCGCGCCACGGTCGGAATGATCTCGCGCTCGTTCGAGTGACCTTCGGTGAATACCGTCAGCACAAACTTCGCGCCGTTGGGCAACTCGACGTAAGCGGTATCGTGACGAGTGGTGCTCGTCCAGCCCGCTTTTGACCAGAGTTTCGCACCGGCGATGCCCTCTAAAGCAATGCCGGTGAATCCATGCCCTTGATCATCCTGGTCTTTCGTCGCGCCGGCGTAATCGCGCTTCAGGAGTTCCATCATTTGTGCGCTGCGGGCTGGGGTGACGGCGCGGCCGGTCACGATTTCCGCGAACAGACGCGCGGTCGCATCAGTCGTGAGCTTGTTTCTGTTCTCGCCCTTCGGGCCGCGCGAGACTTTGTCGCGCCCATACGCGTCTTCGCAGAATGTTTTTTGGTTGATGTTGATGTTCGTGTAGCCGAGCGACGTAAAGTAACGGTTCACCGCATTCCGTTTGTGCTGCCACTCTTCCATTTCCTTGGGCGGCAATTCGAAACCACTCGTCGTCTGCGTCAGGACATCCAGGACGTACTGCGTCGCTTCGTTGCCCGAATCGACAATCATGTCGCGCACCGCGCGCTTGAGTTCGTCGGTCTCCTGAATCTTCTTGTCTTCAAGCCACCGGTGCACGGCAGCAAAGTAAAACAGTTTCACGACACTGGCGGGATAGATTCGTTCGTTACCGCGGAAGCTCGCGGTCACGGGTTTCTGCGGATTGCGCAGGTCAATCAACGTGATCGAAAGCTGACTCTCAGTAAGCTTTTTGTCCGCGAACTTAGCCAGCGTCACCCGCGCCGCTTCATCGACCAGAGCCTGCGGTGTCTGCGGTTTTGGCGGCGCCTGCGCCGGGCCGCTCTGGGGACGGGCGAGTAAAGAGGTTAAGACAAGTGACAAAACAACGGTAGTTTTGATGCGTTTCATTGTTGTTACCTGTAAAGGGGGAAGCTATTCGCCCTGGCCGCGTTGAGCCAAACGCGTCCATAGCCAATAAACGGGAAGTCCGGCAGCGATCAAGACGACGCCGGAGATCGCCGGATTGCGAGCGAGTACGCCAAGGCCTGAGAGCACGTTACCGCTCGCGATCGAACTCAACCCGCTTACAAAGTCTCCACGCGCGCCGAGAAGCGTGCTCGCCAAAATCAAAGTAGCGGACAAGATGAAGAGGATCGGCACCACCGGATAACCCAGCACGCGATAAGGTCGCTCGGCGTCCGGCATCTTGCGGCGCAGCACAAACACGCCCGCGGTGCAGAGCACGTAGAAGATCATCAGCCCGAAGATCGCGTAGTCCGTCAGCGTGTCGAACGAGGATGAAAAGACGATAACGAGGATGCAAGCCCAAACTGCCTGAACGATTAGTGCGCCAGTCGGCACATGCGTGCGCGGCGAGACGTGTGAAAGGCTGCGGGGGAACAGTCCGTCGCGCGCCATCGCGTAGGGTACGCGCGCGCCCGTCAGAATCGATGTGTGCAGCGTGCCGAATGATGAAGAGAGTAACGCCGCAGCAATGAATGTAATCGCGACAGGGCCGAGGAACCGGCGCGCAACCTCGGTAGCTACCGACGAACTGGTCGAAACGCTCGCGACATCAGTTGGCGACATGACGTAGAAGTACGCAAGATTCACAAACAGATAAAGCGCCATGATCAGAAGCGTGCCGCCAATCAGCGCGCGCGGAAGATTACGGCTCGGGTTCTGCACTTCGCCGGAAACGAGCGTGACATTGTTCCAACCGTCATAAGACCAAAGCGCGCCGAGCATCGCCGCCATGAATCCGCCAAATCCAATCTGTGCCGCCGCGCTCACGTTTTGGCAAGTCCCCCCGGCGTTCGCCATTGTCAGATGCGACCAGTCTGCGCCGTCGGCCAACAGAAATGCGCCAATGCCGATGACCAGCACGAGCGCGACTTTGACGGCAGAGAGAATCGAAGCGACGCCGCCGCTGACTTTCACGGCCAGACAATTGATTCCGGTGACGATCAGGATTGAAGCAAGCGCGATGATCTGAACCTTGCCGAAGGGAATCGCGTAACCGAACACATTTGCGGAAAAGAAATCGCCGCCGAGGCGTCCGCCGATCATCGTGTTGAGGAAAAGCGCGAGTTGCACTCCGAGCGCAGCCTGCGAACCGGCTTTGCCGATGAAGAATGACATCCAGCCGTACAGGAACGCCCATGGCCGGCCGTACGCTTCGCGCATGAAGACGTATTCGCCGCCCGCGCGCGGCATCATTGCGGACAGTTCGGCGTAACTGAGCGCGCCCGCCAGCGAAAGCAGCCCGGCGATTACATACACTCCGAGGACTCGGCCCGGCGTGCCGACGTTGCAAGTCATCACGCGCGCTTTGAGGAAGACGCCCGTGCCGATGACGTTGCCGACGACGACTGACATCGCCGCGATCAGCGTCAAGCCGCGCACTAATTGACCGTTAGTAGGTTTCAAGTTTCAAGTTTCAAGTTTCAAGTTCGCTCCTTGAACCTTTCCTTTCAGACCGGATTTTTTCAGATAGTCCATGAGACCAGCCAGCATCTTGCTGATTTCAGTGACAGTAAGATTTAGCGTGGAGAAGATGTCTCGAGTTATATACGATTGGTCGAGCGCTACATAGAGTTGGGATCTGACTTCTCCTGCTGATCCTTTTGCGATAGCTAAAAAGCGGGTGAATTCGCCGGAACCATTTCGCTCGAAACCTTCCGCAATGTTCGACATTATTGAGACACTTGCGCGGCGGATTTGATCCTTTAGGGCGAAGTCTCTCGAAAACTCTTTCTGCGACGTCAATCCGTAAATTTCCTTCGTTAGTTGGCGAGACTTTTGCCAGGCAGCAATGTCCTCAAATCTCTTAAACGTTGACATAGAACACCTCGGGAGAAGGATGAAAATGCCAGTCTTAACTTGAAACCTGAAACTTGGAACTTGAAACTTAGTTACCACACCTCGTTAAATAGCAGATCTTCGTACGAGTCCCGCTTTCGAATTACGTCCGCTTGGCCCCCGGCGCGCACCATCACCGCCGCGGGCAGTGGCCGGCCGTTGTACGGAAACATTTGCGAGAACGAGTACGCGCCCGCATTCAATAGACCGAGCACTTCGCCGGGCTTCACTTCGAGCGGCAGCCGGCGGTAGTCAGGCAGGCGGCCGTGTCGTTCGATGTCGAAATAAACATCACCGGAATCGCATAGCGGACCCGCGACTTTGTACTGCGCATCCAGCGCATCACACGCACGCGACGCCGAAACCAGGTGGTAATACCACTTGTAATTGTTCATCGACAAAAGCAGGTTGTAGCCCGCGTCAGTCAGCAACCACACGTCGCCCGTTTCCGGACGCTGTTTGATGTTGCGGACTTTCGTCAGCAGGACTCCCGTGTCCGCAATGATGCTACGCCCCGGTTCTAAGAGGATCGTGACTTTATCGAGCAGATGTTCCGCCTCGACATCGCGTGCGGACTCGCGAGCCACGCGCAACGCCTCAGTCAAAACAGCCGAGGGTTCGAGGTCCGCGCCCAGCATGTCGCGCTCATGTTCCGGCAATTCATCAGAGTGTGATCGGTCGCGTAAGTAATTCACCGGAATGCCGCCGCCCAGATTGATGTGCTCGAGCGTGTGGCCGGTCTCGCGATAAATCGTCATCAGGTGGTTCCACATGCTCTTGAAAGCTTCGGCGAATGGCTCAACGTCCGGCGTCTGCGAGCCCACGTGAATGTGAATGCCGCAAACATGAACCAGATCGGGATGCTGTAAGCCGCGTCGAAACGCGTCGAGCACTTCTGACGAAGAGATGCCAAACTTTGAAGTCAGCAACGCAGTCTGTAATCCAAGATGCGAGCGTGTGCCAATCTCCGGCACCAGACGCAGCGCGACTCGCGCGGGCGGCAGACCTGAGTTCAATTCCGAGCGCGCGCGCCGCACGGCGTCCTCGACCAACTCGATCTCGTAAATCGAATCAACGTTGATGGCGTAGATGCCCGCACGCACTGCTTCGTCCAGTTCTTCATCCGTCTTGCTCGTGCCGTTGAAGATAATCTGGTCGGGACGAAAACCGGCGCGCAGGGCCTTAAAGAGCTCGCCACCGCTATTCACTTCGATGTCGATGCCTGCGTCGCGCACGGCGCCCAGCACGGACATGTTGGAATTTGCTTTTGAGGCGTAGCAAAACTTGATGGGCCGATCGACTGTTTTTGCCGCCGCCTGCAGACGTGCGATGTTGGCGCGAATGCGCGGCTCAGAAAAGACAAACAGAGGCGAGCCGTATTTGTGGGTGAGCGCGGTGGCGTCAACGCCGCTAATGAAAAGGTGATTGTTCTCGCGCGCTTCGAGAAATCCTGGAATCGTCCAGGCAGGCGCTGTCATTACTGATGGCATAAGAGTTCAGTTTCAAGTTTAAAGTTTCAGGTTTCAAGTTCGCCGGTCAAACTTAAGACTTGAAACCTGGAATTTAAAACTTCGCAGCTTACAACTGCGCGATCATCTCTGCGGGATTCCAATAGGCGCGCACCGTTTGAATCTTTCCGTCTGCGTTTACTTCAAACACGTCGACGCCTTCGAAGTTCACGTTCTTGCCGTTCGCGCTCGTCCCTTTTCCTGTCCACTTAACGGCTGCGCCATCGCCGGCTACGAAAATGGAATCTTCGGTTAAAGCCGCGCTCTTGAAGTTCTTAAAGATGGAATTGAAGAATTCGCGAATCGCATCCCGTCCGGTGACGCCTGGCGAGCCCACCGGATCATAAGTCGTGCCGTCTGCGGCGAAAGTGTTGGCGATGGCTTCCGGGTCCATGGCGCGAATCGCCAAGAAGTATGCGCGCACGGCGCGTGAGACTCTTTCCGGGTCAACCTGTTCGGACATCAATTCTTCTCCGCGTATCTGCATTGCGCGCGAGACGCGCGCGCACCGCTCAGCCGGGCTGTGTTTTCGCGCGCTCCTTTTCCACGAGGACGCGACGCAGGATTTTTCCTGAAAGCGACTTCGGAATCTGATCGATGAACTCAATCTCGCGAATCTTCTTGTACGGTGCGACGCGAGCGGCGACGTAGTCCTTTATTACTTCAGGCGAGGCCTCGGTCTTCAGCACGATAAACGCTTTCGGCACTTCGCCCGCTTCATCGTCCGGGAAGGGAATGACGGCCGCGTCAGCAACCGCCGGATGCGTTACAAGCACGGCCTCGAGTTCCGCCGGCGCTATCTGGAATCCCTTGTATTTGATCAGTTCCTTAACGCGATCGACGATGTAAAAGTGCCCGTCTTCATCGGCGTAACCGATGTCCCCAGTGTGCAGCCAGCCATCCCTGTCAATCGTGCGCGCGGTCGCCTCAGGATTATTGAGATAGCCGATCATCACCTGCGGACCGCGCACGCACACTTCGCCTTCCTCATTCGGACCAAGTTCAGCGCCGGTCGCCGGATCGACGAGTTTGCATTCAGTGTTGGGCGCGGGCGGACCAATCGAGCCCAGCTTCATCTTTGACGAATCAGCCGGACTGCTGTGGGTCACGGGACTGGTCTCAGTCATACCATAACCCTGGCGAATGGTGCAGCCGATGCGCGCGATGCATTCGCGCGTTAACTCGGCGCCCAGCGGGGCGGCCCCGGAAAAGATGGTCTTCAAAGTTGAGAAGTCGTAATTGTCAATGACCGGATCCTTCGCCAGCTTCAGAATAATCGGCGGCACGATGTGCGAAAGCGTCACGCGATACTTTTGAATGTGGTCGAGGAACTGTTCGAGATCGAAACGCGGCATCGTCACCACGGTCGCGCCCATATGCAGGCCCATGTTGAGCACGACGACGAGACCATAGATATGAAAGAGCGGTAGCACGCAAAGCAGAACGTCGTCCCGATTAAAGTAATCGAGCCCGTCCATCTGACGCATGTTCGCCACCAGGTTGTGATGCGTGAGCATCACGCCTTTTGGCAAACCGGTCGTGCCGCTGGAATAAGGCAATGCCACCAGGTCCTCGCGGGGATTGATTTCGACTTTGGGTGGATTGCCGTCGCTTTCAAGCAGCGCCGCGAACGGCTGCGCGCCTTCCGCTTCGCCAAACACAAACAGCTCTTCAATGTTTGCGGTTACGGCTGCCTCGCGCGCTTTCTCAATGAATGGCGGCGCGGTCACCAGGATCTTCGCGCCCGCATTCTTCAGTTGCGCCGCGGCCTCTTCGGCGGTGTACAGCGGATTCAGTGTCGTGTTGATGCCGCCGAGCATGGCGACCGCATGAAACAGAACGCCATATTCGGGACAGTTAACGCTGAAGATCCCCAGCACGTCACCCTTCTTGAATCCTCGCTGCGCCAGGCTGGCGGCCACGCGGCGGACTGCGTCCTCTAGTTGTCCGTAGGTGAGCACGCGGCCGCTCGGGCCGTCGATAAGCGCCGGCTTGTCTTTGATCTGCTGCGTCGAGCCGAAGATGAAATCGGTGAGGGAAACTTCAGGGATCGTGACGTCAGGATATGGTCCGCGAAAAATCATGTTCGGAGTGCGCCGGCTTGACGGCGCTTTGTTTTGCGCATCGGCTTTAGAAAGCGGCGTCAAGCCGCCGCACTCCAAGACGAAAGCCGCGCCACTATACACGATTCTGCTGACCAAACGGCAGCAAAGATGTATAGTGTCGCAACTCAAATCATGGCCCGCGCTGACCGACCACTTAACATCATTTGTTTCGCGACCTTTTTCAAGGGCAGCGACTTTATGTCCGAGTGCAAGGCGCAGGGCTGCAACGTCATCCTCGTCACGAAAGAGAAGATGCTGAACGAGGATTGGCCGCGCGAGGTGCTGGATGAAGTGTTCGCGCTGCCGAACGATGCGCCGGTCGAGTTGTTTCTCGATCTGGTGGCCCACCTCGCGAAGACGCGTCCGGCCGATCGCATTGTCGCGCTGGAAGAGTTTGACGTAGTCGTGGCGGCACTGGCGCGCGAGCACTTGTGCCTGCCGGGCATGAGTAGCTCAATCGCGAAAACGTTCCGCGACAAGTATTCGATGGCCTGTAAAGCGCGCGAAGCAGGATTGACAGTTCCCGAGTTCGTGCCGGCCATCAACCACGATGAGATTGCCGAGTACCTGAAGCGGGTGCCGCCACCGTGGGTTTTGAAGCCTCGTTCGGATGTATCCGCGATTGGCATTCGCAAACTCGACAACGCTGACGACGCCTGGAAGGCCATTGATGAACTGAACCAGCGCGAAGCTTTGCGCGAGCGGGCTTCGTATCACGTGCTCGCGCGTTTCATCCCGGGCGAAGTCTTTCACGTGGATTCGCTGGTCAGCAATGGACGTGTCGCTTTCGCCGGCGTGAACAAATATGGCCGGCCGCCTTTGCAAGTTGCTCACGGCGGCGGCGCGTACATTTCGCAGACTATTCCGCACAACTCGCGCGAAAAGAAAAAACTGTTAGAGATTAATCGACGCTTGATCAAAGCGATGCGCATGGAGATCGGAGCCACGCACGCCGAATTCATCCAGAGCGAAGCCGATGGCGAGTTCTATTTTCTTGAGATCGCCTCGCGCGTCGGCGGCGCCTACATTGCCGACGTTTTAGAGGCGGCTTCGGGAATAAATTTGTGGCGCGAATGGGCGAAGCTCGAGGTCAACGGCGCCAGTCACGGAACACGTTTGCGCCCGCGCCGGGAACACGCCGGGATCGTTCTCTCGCTCGCGAAGCAGGAGTTTCCCGACACGTCAGCCTATGATGATCCGGAGATCGCCTATCGGGTGAAGAAAAAGCATCACGCCGGATTGATCGTGCGCTCGAAGAGCGAGGAGCGCGTGACTGAGCTACTCAACGATTACGCGCGTCGCTTCGAAAACGATTTCATCGCCGTACTGCCGCCGCTTGAGAGGCCTGAGTGATTCCCCATGTCCGTCCCGCCCCATTGGTTCGAAACTTTTTTCCACGGTATCACGCTCGACCTTTGGCGCCGGGCGATTCCTCCGGAACAGGCAACGGCTGAAGCTGACTTCCTGATTCAAAACCTGAAGTGTGAGCCGGGCGCGCGCGTACTGGACGTCCCGTGCGGCAATGGCCGGCTGGCTTTTGAGTTGGCGAATCGTGGCTATCGAGTCACCGGGATAGATCTCGCGGAGGAGTTTATAGAAGAGGCACGTGCGCGCACGGCTGAACTTACAAACCCACCCGCTAACGCAGGTGGTTCTGACCTCAGCGCGTCAGTTGAGTTCATTCTAGGCGACATGCGGCGTATCGAGGGCCTTGGCGTTTACGATGGCGCGTTCTGCTTCGGAAACAGCTTCGGATTTCTCGAGTACGCCGACATGGAGCAGTTTCTGGCCGGCATCGCGCGTGCTCTAAAACCCGGTGCACGGTTCCTGGTCAACACCGCAATGGCTGCCGAATCCGTGTTGCCGGATTTTGAAGAGCAGAGTTGTCACGAAATGGGCGACATCGTCATGACGATTAAAGAACGATACGTCGCTGAGGAAAGCTGCGTCGACAGCGAATACATCTTTGAGCGCAACGGCGAGACCGACTCACGCAAAGCGAAGCACTGGATTTACACAGTCGCGGAAATTCGCAGGATGCTGGAGCGCTCGGGATTCGAGATTTTGAATTGCTTCGGTTCGCTGAAGAGTGAGCCGTTCAAGCTTGGCTCGCGTGAATTGTTTGTGGTGTCGGAAGTCCGTGTCTGAGGTACGCACGCCTCTGGCGTGCTAAGCAGGCCGGAGGCCCGCGTAGCTATACCCGGTGAATCCCCCAGATGTCCACTTCCAACTCTTCCGCGTAATTCAACACCGGCTCTCCCGAAGGCGAAGGCAATCCCAACGTTTCGATCATCGTAGATGAATAGGCGTTCATCGTGGCTTTCTGCAAAGGCCAAGGCGGATGATGAATGCGCGCGCGGTAGAGCTCGCCATCATCTTCGGAATACAGGCAGTAGCGTTCAGTTAGAAAGAACTCGAGCGAGCCGGGATGAGAGTAGGGAACCGTCTTGCCGACATTCCACGAGCCTTTGAAACGCGCGGGCGGTTCATCGGTGCGCTCGAGCGCGTAATCAATCGTCTTACTCCGCTGTTCGAGATCGATGTCCGCGTTGAAGTACGGCAGGTGATAAAACGCGCGGGCGGCCAGCACCGCTGCGACACTGTTACAGTCGAGCGAAAAGAACCAGACGC
The sequence above is drawn from the Pyrinomonadaceae bacterium genome and encodes:
- the lysA gene encoding diaminopimelate decarboxylase; translated protein: MTAPAWTIPGFLEARENNHLFISGVDATALTHKYGSPLFVFSEPRIRANIARLQAAAKTVDRPIKFCYASKANSNMSVLGAVRDAGIDIEVNSGGELFKALRAGFRPDQIIFNGTSKTDEELDEAVRAGIYAINVDSIYEIELVEDAVRRARSELNSGLPPARVALRLVPEIGTRSHLGLQTALLTSKFGISSSEVLDAFRRGLQHPDLVHVCGIHIHVGSQTPDVEPFAEAFKSMWNHLMTIYRETGHTLEHINLGGGIPVNYLRDRSHSDELPEHERDMLGADLEPSAVLTEALRVARESARDVEAEHLLDKVTILLEPGRSIIADTGVLLTKVRNIKQRPETGDVWLLTDAGYNLLLSMNNYKWYYHLVSASRACDALDAQYKVAGPLCDSGDVYFDIERHGRLPDYRRLPLEVKPGEVLGLLNAGAYSFSQMFPYNGRPLPAAVMVRAGGQADVIRKRDSYEDLLFNEVW
- a CDS encoding SgcJ/EcaC family oxidoreductase, giving the protein MSEQVDPERVSRAVRAYFLAIRAMDPEAIANTFAADGTTYDPVGSPGVTGRDAIREFFNSIFKNFKSAALTEDSIFVAGDGAAVKWTGKGTSANGKNVNFEGVDVFEVNADGKIQTVRAYWNPAEMIAQL
- a CDS encoding 4-coumarate--CoA ligase family protein, producing the protein MTPLSKADAQNKAPSSRRTPNMIFRGPYPDVTIPEVSLTDFIFGSTQQIKDKPALIDGPSGRVLTYGQLEDAVRRVAASLAQRGFKKGDVLGIFSVNCPEYGVLFHAVAMLGGINTTLNPLYTAEEAAAQLKNAGAKILVTAPPFIEKAREAAVTANIEELFVFGEAEGAQPFAALLESDGNPPKVEINPREDLVALPYSSGTTGLPKGVMLTHHNLVANMRQMDGLDYFNRDDVLLCVLPLFHIYGLVVVLNMGLHMGATVVTMPRFDLEQFLDHIQKYRVTLSHIVPPIILKLAKDPVIDNYDFSTLKTIFSGAAPLGAELTRECIARIGCTIRQGYGMTETSPVTHSSPADSSKMKLGSIGPPAPNTECKLVDPATGAELGPNEEGEVCVRGPQVMIGYLNNPEATARTIDRDGWLHTGDIGYADEDGHFYIVDRVKELIKYKGFQIAPAELEAVLVTHPAVADAAVIPFPDDEAGEVPKAFIVLKTEASPEVIKDYVAARVAPYKKIREIEFIDQIPKSLSGKILRRVLVEKERAKTQPG
- a CDS encoding ATP-grasp domain-containing protein, producing the protein MSECKAQGCNVILVTKEKMLNEDWPREVLDEVFALPNDAPVELFLDLVAHLAKTRPADRIVALEEFDVVVAALAREHLCLPGMSSSIAKTFRDKYSMACKAREAGLTVPEFVPAINHDEIAEYLKRVPPPWVLKPRSDVSAIGIRKLDNADDAWKAIDELNQREALRERASYHVLARFIPGEVFHVDSLVSNGRVAFAGVNKYGRPPLQVAHGGGAYISQTIPHNSREKKKLLEINRRLIKAMRMEIGATHAEFIQSEADGEFYFLEIASRVGGAYIADVLEAASGINLWREWAKLEVNGASHGTRLRPRREHAGIVLSLAKQEFPDTSAYDDPEIAYRVKKKHHAGLIVRSKSEERVTELLNDYARRFENDFIAVLPPLERPE
- a CDS encoding class I SAM-dependent methyltransferase, whose amino-acid sequence is MSVPPHWFETFFHGITLDLWRRAIPPEQATAEADFLIQNLKCEPGARVLDVPCGNGRLAFELANRGYRVTGIDLAEEFIEEARARTAELTNPPANAGGSDLSASVEFILGDMRRIEGLGVYDGAFCFGNSFGFLEYADMEQFLAGIARALKPGARFLVNTAMAAESVLPDFEEQSCHEMGDIVMTIKERYVAEESCVDSEYIFERNGETDSRKAKHWIYTVAEIRRMLERSGFEILNCFGSLKSEPFKLGSRELFVVSEVRV
- a CDS encoding DUF2071 domain-containing protein encodes the protein MKDRKYLTDLERLAIRERPSGQPLMHQTWGKLLFMHWRIEEKLLRPLIPEQLEIDTFDGTAWIGIIPFTMWDIRALPPFVPPVPGLSSAHELNVRTYVHYDRVPGVWFFSLDCNSVAAVLAARAFYHLPYFNADIDLEQRSKTIDYALERTDEPPARFKGSWNVGKTVPYSHPGSLEFFLTERYCLYSEDDGELYRARIHHPPWPLQKATMNAYSSTMIETLGLPSPSGEPVLNYAEELEVDIWGIHRV